A single window of Enterococcus mundtii DNA harbors:
- a CDS encoding helix-turn-helix domain-containing protein, translating into MREFQMAFITSAEVKRWMQVLSVMEQERRFTIGELSERLAISQRTLIKDIQAFKNHFGTSIELRSNYSGYYFEERNRRDYQEKKEQLLENEVLFEIVGNVFWGKDFTVADLAHQHSYAESTLRRFLLRIRPVLAEYELTLAFNPVNFLGEEVNIRKFFFDFYYSSEQTPYTIRPPEDLHTLVLNELSGKLGKYELGTGITISAFYYQLYIAMVRVHQNHLVSLPEWVKVSIYQEKDFQLLFSLQERIKQEYEIYLPKEEFAWIHLSIISKRTIHRVDQEQTFNQRFSHWKDLQFIVSDYLSDPFFEQWDTDTLGQFITSFFISRLMNEAVSPVLNKELEEIHWMVKKCDKQIYEAHKQFLLKHVRVLSFSAQYFEDIVVSFTAYMNLLFHYYQPIKKILFLLEGDYLMVQSIRMQARVLLGEYHKLLFMPLQELTPEHLNDAHVDLIVTNYRPYLLDYALDTDCVLMGSIPTAQDWARVKHQLNPLIDHETF; encoded by the coding sequence TTGCGTGAGTTTCAGATGGCGTTTATTACAAGCGCAGAGGTCAAGCGATGGATGCAGGTGTTAAGTGTGATGGAACAAGAACGGCGTTTTACGATTGGAGAGCTGAGTGAACGACTGGCTATTTCACAACGTACCTTGATAAAAGATATTCAAGCATTCAAAAACCATTTTGGCACAAGCATCGAATTACGTTCGAATTATAGTGGGTATTATTTTGAAGAACGAAATCGTAGGGACTACCAAGAGAAAAAAGAACAACTGTTGGAAAACGAAGTGTTATTTGAAATCGTGGGAAATGTTTTTTGGGGAAAAGATTTTACAGTGGCTGACTTGGCTCACCAGCACAGTTATGCAGAGAGTACTTTACGAAGGTTTTTATTAAGAATCCGACCGGTATTAGCTGAGTATGAGTTAACGTTGGCTTTTAACCCAGTCAATTTTTTAGGGGAAGAAGTCAATATCCGAAAGTTCTTTTTTGATTTTTATTATAGCAGTGAACAAACTCCGTATACAATCCGTCCGCCAGAAGACTTACATACGTTGGTCTTGAACGAACTGTCTGGCAAATTGGGAAAGTATGAATTGGGTACAGGAATAACGATTTCAGCCTTTTATTACCAGCTTTATATCGCAATGGTCCGAGTCCATCAAAATCATCTTGTGTCCTTACCTGAATGGGTAAAAGTAAGCATTTATCAAGAAAAAGATTTTCAGTTGCTTTTTTCTTTACAAGAAAGGATCAAACAGGAATATGAGATTTATCTACCAAAAGAAGAATTCGCTTGGATCCATTTATCGATTATTTCCAAACGGACGATCCATCGTGTGGACCAAGAACAAACTTTTAACCAACGATTCAGCCATTGGAAAGATCTTCAGTTCATCGTGTCAGATTACCTTTCTGACCCTTTCTTTGAACAATGGGATACGGATACTTTAGGACAGTTTATAACCTCTTTTTTCATTTCGCGTTTGATGAATGAAGCAGTGAGTCCGGTGTTGAACAAAGAGCTAGAAGAAATCCATTGGATGGTGAAGAAATGCGATAAACAGATTTATGAGGCCCATAAACAATTTCTCTTAAAACATGTCCGAGTACTCAGTTTTTCTGCCCAATATTTTGAAGATATCGTGGTGAGTTTTACGGCATATATGAACTTATTGTTCCACTATTACCAACCGATCAAAAAAATTTTATTTTTATTAGAAGGTGACTATTTAATGGTTCAATCAATCCGAATGCAGGCACGTGTACTATTAGGGGAATATCATAAGCTGTTGTTTATGCCGCTTCAGGAATTGACGCCGGAACATTTAAATGATGCACACGTTGATTTGATTGTAACGAACTATCGACCGTACCTTTTGGATTACGCTCTTGACACGGATTGCGTTCTTATGGGCAGTATCCCTACGGCGCAAGATTGGGCAAGAGTCAAGCATCAGTTGAATCCACTGATCGATCATGAAACATTTTAA
- a CDS encoding helix-turn-helix domain-containing protein codes for MHILFDHLVMADKTKRWLLLLATLEEEEHVTAQTLAKQTGFGRRTIIEDIKAIKDYFGERIHLIGDEKGYHFSFLNPKEYYEKKQALLNEEKLFLFVDQLAAGKCLDNQQWMAYLDVSSASFQRMKRQLQTLLTTYYGIKIESKTNQLWGEEAGIRQFLYDFYFTLPLYPRFLSEHIQDLHQEKVAIQDGPWHLDQTLFNQWLKLAKQRVDQGHCLQEQVAHKQAQTTLIQALDQQVSVFLPGPEKAALFLLSLDESQFLNPLTQQAFTRTFSPASEYELPMHETEGLTYGFFETLLFLMEAFFQLPTLEAPEQVPYANSDKPSPLEVLMKRFLAEKKKYSQTIYVSYQLVGPRALTRWIKQEVETILKKSGLQVVEAAQMNPLGLVRHVQIVNQPQARNARETIELSYVPSKEKIDEVLSAFSESR; via the coding sequence ATGCACATTTTATTTGATCATTTAGTCATGGCAGATAAGACTAAACGTTGGCTGCTCTTATTGGCGACGTTAGAAGAAGAGGAACATGTTACCGCACAAACCTTAGCTAAACAGACTGGGTTTGGGCGACGGACGATTATTGAGGATATAAAGGCGATCAAGGACTATTTTGGTGAGCGGATCCATTTGATCGGCGATGAGAAGGGCTATCACTTTTCCTTTCTGAACCCTAAAGAGTATTATGAGAAGAAACAAGCGTTACTAAATGAAGAGAAACTTTTTCTCTTTGTGGATCAGTTGGCTGCGGGAAAGTGTTTAGACAATCAACAGTGGATGGCGTATCTTGATGTGTCGAGTGCAAGCTTCCAACGGATGAAACGGCAGCTTCAAACGTTATTAACGACCTACTATGGGATAAAAATTGAATCTAAAACCAATCAATTATGGGGCGAAGAAGCGGGGATTCGCCAATTCCTTTATGATTTTTATTTCACCTTACCATTGTATCCTAGGTTTCTTTCAGAACATATTCAGGACCTACATCAGGAGAAAGTGGCGATTCAAGACGGACCTTGGCACCTAGATCAAACCTTGTTTAATCAATGGCTGAAACTAGCTAAGCAACGAGTCGACCAAGGACATTGCTTACAAGAACAAGTGGCACATAAACAAGCCCAAACAACTCTAATCCAGGCTTTGGATCAACAGGTGAGTGTGTTTCTGCCAGGACCAGAAAAAGCTGCGTTGTTTCTTCTCTCGTTAGATGAGAGTCAATTTTTGAACCCTTTGACACAACAGGCATTTACCCGCACATTTTCACCTGCGAGTGAGTATGAGTTACCGATGCATGAGACCGAAGGTCTGACTTATGGTTTTTTCGAAACACTCCTTTTTTTAATGGAGGCCTTTTTCCAGCTACCTACACTTGAAGCACCAGAACAAGTTCCGTATGCAAACAGTGATAAACCGTCTCCTTTAGAAGTACTCATGAAACGTTTTTTAGCTGAGAAGAAAAAATATAGCCAGACGATTTATGTTTCCTATCAGCTAGTAGGACCACGTGCTTTGACACGATGGATCAAACAGGAAGTTGAAACGATTTTAAAAAAATCTGGCCTACAGGTGGTGGAAGCTGCACAAATGAATCCACTGGGACTAGTACGTCATGTACAAATCGTGAATCAACCACAAGCTAGAAACGCTCGTGAAACGATTGAACTTTCCTATGTACCTAGCAAGGAGAAAATCGATGAAGTGCTCTCTGCATTTTCTGAGTCAAGATGA